The DNA sequence CGAGGCGCAGCGGCAGGATGAGGAGCGTGCAGCGCGCCAGGCGCAAGAAGCAGCGCAACAGCAAGCCGCGCAACAACGTCGGCAGGAAGAAGAAAACGCACATCGCGCGCAAGCGATGGAAGCGAGAATGCGCGAGGAACTGCGGCTGCAGGAAGAAGAGCAGCGCGCGGCGATGGAGCGCGAAGAGCGCCGGCAGGCGCTGGAAGCGGCGCTGCGCCAGAAACAGGCGGAAGAGCTCGCCATGCAGGAGCGCGCGCGGGAGGAAGCGCGCCGGCAGGAACAGGCCGCCGCGGCGCGGCGTGAACAGGCGCTCGCCGAAAAGGAGAGTGCAGCGCAAATGGCTGCCGTGGCGCCCAATGCGCCCGGCGGCAGTCTCGCCGCGCGCGCTTTGGAGCAGGCGAGGAAATCCGGCGAGGCACAGGACATGCCGCCGCTGCCGCGCCAGTTGACGCCTCCGGTGCCCGATCCGGCGCCTCAGGCTGCCGACCCCGCGCGCCGGCGCTCGGCGCTCGGGCGTGCCGACCACGACATCGGCGTGATGATGTATGTGGAAAGCTGGCGTCTCAAGATCGAGCGCAACGGGCGCCTGAATTACAGGCAGTCGTTGGTCGAGTCGGCATACACAGAACCGGTCGTGACCGTGGCGGTGCGCAGCGACGGCAGCGTCGAGGACATCGTCTTCCATCGCAGCAGCGGACGCCCGGAACTTGACGAAGCGGTGCGGCGCATCGTCAGGCTCAACGCACGCTACGCCGCGTTTCCGCCGGAACTGGCGCGCCGCTTCGACGTGATCGAGATCCGGCGCACCTGGAACTTCGACGACAAGCTCAGGCTGCTGGACCAGGCACGCTGAAAGGCCGTGCCGGCAGTGGCCCGTGAAGCCATGGGATTGGCCCCGCATGTCAGCATAAAAAGCGGTTCCGCTGATCGGCCCGTCTTAACATTTTCACATGTGCGATTGCGTTGCCCTGCGCCATTCCGCGCGAATTCCTGCGCCTTCGCCCGTTGCCGGCGTCTAGCCCGATTCCGGCCGGCCCGTTATTGGCGTTATCTCAAGATGCGCGCGGTGTGAGCGTGCGTAAATGCCGGGTGCGAAAGACGCTTCAGAGACAGCCCGCAACATCCAGTGATTTTTTCAGAGAAGGTCCGACATGACTTTGCATCAGCGACTCATTTTCCCATTCCTGCTGGCGCTGCTGTTCCTGGCAGGGTGTGCGGGACAGGCGCCGAAACTCACCAGCTTCGCGATCAACATGGACCGCAAGAAGGCTGGCCTGGAGCGCCATGAAATCGACTTGCCGGATGGCGTGCGTTACGTTTATCTGGCGGGCGGAAAGGGCGATGTGCTGATGCTGCTGCACGGGTTCGGCGGCAACAAGGATAACTTCACGCGCGTGGCAGCCGGCCTGACCAAGGACTACCGCGTCGTCATCCCGGATCACGTCGGCTTCGGCGAATCGACCCACCTGCCCGACGGCGACTACACGCCGGCGGCACAGGCCAAGCGGCTGCATGCATTTGCCCAGGCGCTCAATATCAAGGATGTCCATCTGGGCGGCAATTCGATGGGCGGGCAGATCGCCATGGCGTATGCCGAACTGTATCGCGACGAGGTCAAGAGCATGTGGCTGCTCGATCCCTCCGGCATCTGGGATGCGCCCAAGAGCGAATTCGCGGAAATCTACCTGAAGACCGGGAAAAACCCGCTGATCGTGCGCAGCGAGGATGAGTTTGCGGACGTATTCAAGATGGTGATGAGCGACCCGCCGTTTGTGCCGCGCATCGTGCTGAACACGATGGCACAGGAGCGCATCAAGAATGCCGACCTGGAGGAAAAGATTTTCCAGCAGATCGTCAATGATCCCTCCATGGAAAAACGCGTCAAGGATTTGCCGATCCCAACCCTGATCGTCTGGGGTACCGAAGACCGCCTCATCCATCCGGCGACCGCCGATATCCTGCATAAGCTATTGCCGAATTCGAAGGTGATCATGCTGAAGGACACCGGTCACATGCCGATGCTCGAACAGCCGGGAACGACGGCATGGGATTATGTGCGGTTCCGCAAGAATTACGTCGCGAAGCTGAAGCTGCCGCCTGCCGAGGCTCAGGCGTCCAAATAAGCGGACGACGTACTTGCGCCGGATGGGGCGCCATGCATGCCCGCGCGGGCATGCGGCGGCTTGCTGAACTTACGCGGCCTGCGCATTCAACTGATTCAACGAAGCGATCAGGTCGGCAAAGCGCTGGCCCTGGATCATCACGTGACCGCGCAACAATTCACCCGCCTTCTCCCCATCCCCTTCCACAATTGCATTGACGATTTGCTCATGCTCCGCAAATGAGTTGGCGAGCCGGTCGCGCACGCGCAGTTGCAGGCGCCGGTAAGGACGTAGCCGGCGGTGCAGATTCTTCGCTTGTTCAGCCAGGAATGCATTATGGCTGCCGGCGTAAATCTCTTCGTGGAATGCTTCGTTCCGGTAGTAATACTCGTCCGCGTCGTTGTCGGTGCGCGCCTGGTTGCAGGCCTGGTGCGCCGCCAAAAGCCCCCCATGTTCATTCGATGTCATGCGGCGCGCGGCGAGCCGGCCGCACATCGCTTCCAGCTCTGCCATGACTTCGAACATTTCCACCAGCCGCTGCGGCGGAATTTCCGCCACCACCGAGCCGCGCCGCGGACGCGTGACCACCAATCCCATCGACGCCAACTGAATCAGCGCTTCCCGGATCGGCGTGCGCGAGACGCCGAATTCGGCTGCCAGCGCCGTCTCGTCCAGATGCTCTCCCGGGCGTAGCTTGCCGACCGCAATCATTTCTTCAATGGAATCGCGCAGCGTTTCGGATCGATTTTTCATGGCATTAGGGAGTAATTGTATTTTTATATAAATTGTAGATACGATTCTACACTTGACAACGTATTTTTAACATGCAATCTTGTATACACAATAAAAAAACGTGCATAAAGATACGTAAAACTGGGAAGCCGCAACAAGAGGCACCGATTTCATCCAATATAGGAGAGACAACATGACGTCAGCGACGAGACGTACCCTACTGGCCGCGCTCGCGGCTACCCCTTTGCTGTCCGTGCGTCAGGCATGGGCCCAGTCCACCACCCTCAAGATTTCCCACCAATTTCCCGGCGGGACGATCAACGAAGGGGATTTCCGTGATCGCCTGTGCCGGATGTTCGCAGCGGAAGTCGAGAAGCGCAGCAAGGGCGGGCTGAAGTTCGAGATTTATCCGGGCGCGTCGCTCATGAAAATCAACGCCCAGATCTCGGCCGTGCGCAAGAGCGCGCTCGACATGTCGCTGGTGCCGCTGTCGTATGCCGGCGGCGAAATGCCGGAGGTGAATATCGGTCTGATGCCGGGCCTGGTGACATCCTACGAACAGGGCTACGGCTGGAAGAACAAGGAAGTCGGCAAGGAGCTCAACAAGTTCTTGAACGACAAAGGGATCGTGGTGGTCAGCTGGGTCTGGCAGGCGGGCGGCATGGCCGCGCGCGGCGCCAAGCCGATCATCGAGCCGGAAGACGCGAAGGGCCTGAAAATCCGCGGCGGCTCGCGCGAGATGGACATGATGCTCAAGGCCGCGGGCGCCGCGGTCGTCACCGGACCGACCAACGAGATCTATGCCGGCATGCAGACCGGCGCGATGGATGCGGCGCTGACGTCGTCTACCTCGCTGATATCCTTCCGCCTGGAAGAGGTGGCCAAGAGCCTGACCACGGGCCGCGGCGGCGCCTATTGGTTCATGTTCGAGCCGCTGCTCATGTCCAAGGCGGTGTTCGACCGCCTCAGCAAGGAACAGCAGCAGCTGATCATGACGGTCGGCGCGGAGATGGAGCAATTCGCGCGCAAGTCGGCGCAGGCCGACGACGAAATGGTCGCCACGGTCTACCAGAAGGCTGGCGCCAAGGTCGCCGACCTGACCCCGGCAGTCGTGAAGAAGTGGCAGGCCATCGCCAGGGATACCGCATGGAAGGACTATGCGGAACGCAATGCCAATTGCGCCAAGTTGCTCAAGCTGGCGGAGCAGACCCTATGAGCCACGCCATCGAACTGGAGCCGGCCGCGCGGCCGGCGCTGCCTTGCAACCCGGCGCTGGCCGGCGTGGTGCGCATGCTGGAGCGTGTCAACCGTGCGCTACTTGCGCTGTCCATGCTGGCTATGGTGATCACCGCCGTCGTGCTGACCTATGCGGTCGTGGTGCGTTACTTCTTCCGCGTGCCGACCGACTGGCAGGACGACGCCACCGTCTTCATGCTGGTCGGCGCGATCTTTTTCAGCTGCGCATACGTGCAGTCATATCGCGGGCACATCGGCATCGAGGCCATCGCTTCGGTGCTGCCGCCTGCCGTCAACGCCGTGCGCCTGTTCGTCGTCGACATCGCATCCTTCCTGTTTTGCGCGTTCTTTTCCTGGAAGTCGTGGACGCTGCTGCATGAAGCCTGGGTTGACGGCCAGACCACCTCGTCTGCGCTCGCGCTGCCGCTGTGGATTCCCTATTCGATGATGGCGCTCGGCATGACTCTGCTGACCGCGCAACTCTTCGTCCAGGTGCTTATGCACGCATCGACCAAGAGGGAGGCCCGATGAGCGAACTCCAGTTGGGCGCCATGTATGGCGCCGTCACCCTGTTCGTGATGTTTTCCGGCATGCCGATCGCGTTTGCCCTCGGCGCGGTCGCGGTCGGCTTCATGTATTTCTTCATGCCGGCTGCGTCGCTCGATACCGTTACTCAGAACGTGTATGAGGAAATGGCCTCGGTCACGCTGCTGTCGATCCCGCTGTTCATCCTGAAAGGCGCGGCCATCGGCAAGTCGGCAGCCGGCAGGGATTTGTATTCGGCCATCCATACCTGGTTTCACAAGATCCCGGGGGGCTTGGGCATCGCCAACGTGTTTGCCTGCGCGCTGTTCGCGGCCATGGCCGGTTCGTCGCCGGCGACCTGTTCTGCGATCGGCTCGGCGGGCATTCCGGAAATGCGCAAGCGCGGCTATTCACCCGGCTTTGCGGCCGGCATCATCGCCGCCGGCGGCACGCTCGGCATTTTGCTGCCGCCGTCGATCACGATGATCCTCTATGCGGTCGCGGCGGAGCAATCGCTCGGCCGCCTGTTCCTGGCCGGGATAGGGCCGGGCGTCATGCTGGTGCTGATGTTCGCCGGCTACGCGGTGTACCGCGCCAGGAAGGAATACCGTACCGCGCTCGCGGTCTATGAGGGCGGTGGCGCCAAGTCGGCCTACCTCGACAACGAGCATTTCACCTTTTCGCAGAAGGTCGAAATGCTGCCGCGCGTGCTGCCCTTCGTGGTGCTGCTGACCGGCGTGATGATCGCGCTGTATGGTGGCTATGCAACCCCGTCCGAGACCGCCGGCCTGGGGGCGTTGCTGGCGATGGTGCTGATCGCGATCGTTTATCGCATCTGGAAGCCGAAGGACTTGTCGCCGATCCTGGCATCGACGATCAAGGAATCGGCCATGCTGCTGATGATCATCGGCATGTCGCTGCTGTACTCGTATGTGATGAGCTACCTGCATATCAGCCAGTCGGCGGCGCAATGGGTGGTGGGCCTGGCGCTGTCCAAATGGCTGCTGCTGGCGGTGATCCTGCTCATGGTCATCGTGCTCGGCTTCTTCCTGCCGCCGGTATCGATCATCCTGATGACCGCGCCGATCATCCTGCCGCCGCTGAAAGCGGCCGGTTTCGACCTGATCTGGTTCGGCATCGTCATGACCATCGTGATGGAGATGGGATTGATCCATCCGCCGGTCGGGCTGAACATCTTCGTGATCAAGAACATCGCGCCGGATATTCCGTTGAAGGACGTGATCTGGGGCGTGATGCCGTTCGTGGTGCTGATGTTCGCTGCCGTGCTGCTGCTGTGCGTCTTCCCGCAGATCGCCGTCAGCCTGCCGGACATCGTGATGGGAGCCAAATAGATGGGCGCGAACGATCGTATCTGGAACACCCAGCAGACCAATCGCGCCGAACGCCTGGGCCGGGCCCGGGCGGCGCTTGGCCCGGCGCTGACAGGAAAGCTGTGCGCGACCGACAAGATCACCGAGCTGTTGCACCAGGTGCTGGAGCCGGGAGATCGCGTATGCCTGGAAGGGAACAACCAGAAGCAGGCGGACTTTCTCAGCAAGGCGCTGGCCAGCCTCGACGCGCAGCGCGTCAACCGGTTGCACATGCTG is a window from the Noviherbaspirillum sp. UKPF54 genome containing:
- a CDS encoding TRAP transporter large permease, with amino-acid sequence MSELQLGAMYGAVTLFVMFSGMPIAFALGAVAVGFMYFFMPAASLDTVTQNVYEEMASVTLLSIPLFILKGAAIGKSAAGRDLYSAIHTWFHKIPGGLGIANVFACALFAAMAGSSPATCSAIGSAGIPEMRKRGYSPGFAAGIIAAGGTLGILLPPSITMILYAVAAEQSLGRLFLAGIGPGVMLVLMFAGYAVYRARKEYRTALAVYEGGGAKSAYLDNEHFTFSQKVEMLPRVLPFVVLLTGVMIALYGGYATPSETAGLGALLAMVLIAIVYRIWKPKDLSPILASTIKESAMLLMIIGMSLLYSYVMSYLHISQSAAQWVVGLALSKWLLLAVILLMVIVLGFFLPPVSIILMTAPIILPPLKAAGFDLIWFGIVMTIVMEMGLIHPPVGLNIFVIKNIAPDIPLKDVIWGVMPFVVLMFAAVLLLCVFPQIAVSLPDIVMGAK
- a CDS encoding alpha/beta fold hydrolase; protein product: MTLHQRLIFPFLLALLFLAGCAGQAPKLTSFAINMDRKKAGLERHEIDLPDGVRYVYLAGGKGDVLMLLHGFGGNKDNFTRVAAGLTKDYRVVIPDHVGFGESTHLPDGDYTPAAQAKRLHAFAQALNIKDVHLGGNSMGGQIAMAYAELYRDEVKSMWLLDPSGIWDAPKSEFAEIYLKTGKNPLIVRSEDEFADVFKMVMSDPPFVPRIVLNTMAQERIKNADLEEKIFQQIVNDPSMEKRVKDLPIPTLIVWGTEDRLIHPATADILHKLLPNSKVIMLKDTGHMPMLEQPGTTAWDYVRFRKNYVAKLKLPPAEAQASK
- the dctP gene encoding TRAP transporter substrate-binding protein DctP, with amino-acid sequence MTSATRRTLLAALAATPLLSVRQAWAQSTTLKISHQFPGGTINEGDFRDRLCRMFAAEVEKRSKGGLKFEIYPGASLMKINAQISAVRKSALDMSLVPLSYAGGEMPEVNIGLMPGLVTSYEQGYGWKNKEVGKELNKFLNDKGIVVVSWVWQAGGMAARGAKPIIEPEDAKGLKIRGGSREMDMMLKAAGAAVVTGPTNEIYAGMQTGAMDAALTSSTSLISFRLEEVAKSLTTGRGGAYWFMFEPLLMSKAVFDRLSKEQQQLIMTVGAEMEQFARKSAQADDEMVATVYQKAGAKVADLTPAVVKKWQAIARDTAWKDYAERNANCAKLLKLAEQTL
- a CDS encoding TRAP transporter small permease, coding for MSHAIELEPAARPALPCNPALAGVVRMLERVNRALLALSMLAMVITAVVLTYAVVVRYFFRVPTDWQDDATVFMLVGAIFFSCAYVQSYRGHIGIEAIASVLPPAVNAVRLFVVDIASFLFCAFFSWKSWTLLHEAWVDGQTTSSALALPLWIPYSMMALGMTLLTAQLFVQVLMHASTKREAR
- the tolA gene encoding cell envelope integrity protein TolA, with the translated sequence MKQRAHLPVIEHARHYDAQYRRRLATAFALSLLAHAFVMSLQFGLPGLGLPGLELPWNQRRAQADGLRVVLANPSRIPETASVTPDGTSTQEHPPERIEPPQRRALAVPANVQPASPDAQGKTSAAITSAMHARTENPARAPARPRKPGMVASGPRLLTQDDMGQNTFSVPLPIFDGPDRAVASHPDALPEPAPPDAAALAASPVHEQMDARAEQEAEQHVREAQARVQEQEERRQEEAQAMLERQRREEEERVRRVLEREAQRQDEERAARQAQEAAQQQAAQQRRQEEENAHRAQAMEARMREELRLQEEEQRAAMEREERRQALEAALRQKQAEELAMQERAREEARRQEQAAAARREQALAEKESAAQMAAVAPNAPGGSLAARALEQARKSGEAQDMPPLPRQLTPPVPDPAPQAADPARRRSALGRADHDIGVMMYVESWRLKIERNGRLNYRQSLVESAYTEPVVTVAVRSDGSVEDIVFHRSSGRPELDEAVRRIVRLNARYAAFPPELARRFDVIEIRRTWNFDDKLRLLDQAR
- a CDS encoding GntR family transcriptional regulator — translated: MKNRSETLRDSIEEMIAVGKLRPGEHLDETALAAEFGVSRTPIREALIQLASMGLVVTRPRRGSVVAEIPPQRLVEMFEVMAELEAMCGRLAARRMTSNEHGGLLAAHQACNQARTDNDADEYYYRNEAFHEEIYAGSHNAFLAEQAKNLHRRLRPYRRLQLRVRDRLANSFAEHEQIVNAIVEGDGEKAGELLRGHVMIQGQRFADLIASLNQLNAQAA